One window of the Canis aureus isolate CA01 chromosome 1, VMU_Caureus_v.1.0, whole genome shotgun sequence genome contains the following:
- the LOC144280866 gene encoding histone H3.3A-like, translating into MARTKQTAHKSTGGKAPRKQLATKAARKSAPSTGGVKKPHRYRPGTVALHEIRHYQKSTELLIRKFPFQRLVREIAQDFKTDLRFQSAATGALQEASEAYLVGLFEDTNLCAIHVKRVTIMPKDIQLARHIRGERA; encoded by the coding sequence ATGGCTCGTACAAAGCAGACTGCCCACAAATCGACAGGTGGTAAAGCACCGAGGAAGCAACTGGCTACAAAAGCCGCTCGCAAGAGTGCACCCTCTACTGGAGGGGTGAAGAAACCTCATCGTTACAGGCCTGGTACTGTGGCACTCCATGAAATTAGACACTATCAGAAGTCCACTGAACTTCTGATCCGCAAATTTCCTTTCCAGCGTCTGGTGCGAGAAATTGCTCAGGACTTCAAAACAGATCTGCGCTTCCAGAGTGCAGCTACTGGTGCTTTGCAGGAGGCAAGTGAGGCCTATCTGGTGGGCCTCTTTGAAGACACCAACCTGTGTGCTATCCATGTCAAACGTGTCACAATTATGCCAAAAGACATCCAGCTAGCACGCCACATACGTGGAGAACGTGCTTAA